The genome window TTGCAATCGATTGCAGTCAAATTCTCAGCATTCTTCCTATTTATTTTCAAGTGCCTCAACTACCCAATGATGATGTATTTCTTCGTATATTTGAGCACTGGCCTAGCTGTCGGTAATTTGTTGggtaaagaaaagagaattttcAACTTGTTGGCTCATTGGATTAAAGGTGGTGTGTTCATCTCTTTGGGTGTTGTCTCTTTGGCTCGTTACTGTGGCTTCGGTGCTAAGAGAGGTTTCGCATGGAATAAAATTGTGATCTTTAAGAACCAAGTTGATTCAAACTCTCTATGGTTCAAGCTAGTTCCTCGCGGAGGTATTACAATGGAATTCTTTGAATCATCGTTAATTGCCTTTTATGGATGTACAAATGTCTTCTTGGAACATTTGGCCAATCCAGGTGGAAAATGGGAAGCAAAGGATTTGCAGCACGTTTCGATTGCGTTTATGTACATCGGTTGCGGTTTCTGTGGTATCTTGGCAGAAATCAAATTAAGTGAGTGGAGGTACAATCATGTTTTAAAGCATACTAATATTGAGCCAGGTGTTATTCATTCAGGATATCCAGGTTATTCCCCAAACCCTTTCCCTGCATTTACGATTTTCTGGACCGGTATTTTAATGTCTCAGCATGCACAAGCTTCGGCTACGTCTACAACAATCCACGTACAATGGGGTAGTCTTCTATCCTACGgttctttctttagaattttcactttcatcCTATTGATGTTGGTTCCAAATCAGAACCTGGACCCATCTAGACCATTTACGGAGCTTATTACCTCATTCTGTATGTTATGTGGTGGTTTGGTCTTCATGGAATCCACTGATCAAGTAGTTGAGGCTATGGAATACAGGGGTTTCACACCTATGTTCACTTTCAATTTGAGTGTTGGGTTTGTAGCTATTTTCATGGCTCTAGAAATGGCTCTTTTCATGTGGAAAGACTGGTTGAAGGCTCGTATGGATAACAGGTGAACGCGATCTAAGATTCGCTAGAGTTCCTAAAAAGTTATGAAACAAAGTGAGGGTACAGCAGCCCAATCTGCTCATTTCATATTCATTAATAGCATTGTTAACCACCAACGGAAGCTCAACAATGGATTTGATTATGTGAGTTGTTTGTTCTAAACCGGTTATGTTTGATACTTTGATAGATCGTAAAAATTTTAGTTAATTTTACTCTGAGTGTCaaagaacaacaatataGAGTTCTTGGGAAAGGCGATACTTGACCTACAAGTTCCCATGTACTTTTTTGATAGAAATATCTGTCTTAATACCCAAAATTGCCAACTAATTACTGTAAAACCAGAAAAACGaccaaaaatatatttaaCTGCTATGATTTTATGACGTATTTGTATATCTTTCTCTGTAACTAGGTGATATTCCACCTCCAGCAAAATAATAACTAATATGATATGTGATTAAACGAAGGAACTATTTCTTGTTTGCCATTGATGTTTTAAACTTTACCCCATTTTCCTTCGTTGGAAATTGGAGAAATGCGACTAGGTCAAGTTGTGTGTGTACGTGCATCTGTTGATCTTCATGTGATTAAACTATTCTACTATAAATTGAAGACCAAAAGTAAGTAGACAGAAACTAATGTTTTACGGCACTATGGCCGAGTGGTTAAGGCGAGAGACTCGAACTAAATTGAGGGATCTCTTGGGCTCTGCCCGCGCTGGTTCAAATCCTGCTGGTGtcgttatttttttttctctcttaaGCCAAGGAGAAGTcgaactttttttttaggtaATCGAagagtttctttttttgggTAATCACATCTCATCGTGCTAATCGACAAACAGATAAtcaatgaaatgaaatatacAATAAGGTATGAATGATAGCATTCTAACGCAAAGATGACTTGTATACAATATACTTGGTAACCAAGATTCTGTAATCACAACCCTGCACAGTTTTCGTCGAAGGCTCGCTCCTCATTCAAGAATAGTAATTATTATGCCTCgaattaaaacaaacagaacCAAAAAGGCACCAGAAGGGTTCGACAAGATATCCAACACGCTGGATGAGTTTGCCATTCAGCTCAAAGAAGtccaaaaccaaaaggGGTCAAAACTCTCCAGTAAAGACACTGAGTCAACGTGGCGAGTGTTCCAAATACATCACGAGAGAAGCAGGTACATATATACTCTATACTATAAACGCAAAGCTATTTCAAAGGAACTCTACGAGTGGCTCCTAAGAGAAAAATACGCAGACAAGTTATTGATTGcaaaatggaagaaaaagggcTACGAGAATTTATGCTGCTTAAACTGTATTCAGTCCGACAAAACGGTGAATGGGAAGACGTGCATATGTAGAGTACCAAGAGCAACTCTAAAAGACACAGCTGCTAAGAACAACGAGCCTGTCACTTTCCAGCAATGCGTACATTGTGGTTGCTCCGGATGCGCATCCACAGACTAAACGCGTACCTATACCGATCGAAATAGACCGAAATAGACCCTCAACGGAGAAAACATTCACCGcagaaacgaaaaaccCATGATGAAAGGGCACAACGCGAAACCAAACAGTAACAAAACACGCGctcacacacacacacacacacacacacacacacacacacaaacaacaaaaaacaacagaataagtaatgaaaaaaaggaatatTAATGCAATATTCTATCGCTCGTAATCACACACGTTTTACTCGACTGATTATTTAACGACGGTACTGGACACTAGCCTTTTCTACCCTAAGCACACCAATTCATAGTTTAGGCGTCActcttcctttctttttcgctattctcttttttttttttttttgcaatttCAATTGTAATTTAAttcgattttttttctcgcGTCGCGTCGCGTCTAATCGTTCATTACTTTTTGAGGATTTCAGTTTAAGCAACGTATTCAAGGAATATTAATCAAATTTTAAGTTTCGCgtcttatttttattattttttggcAGAAAGTTTGGTGATTTTTAAAGAAAGCATAGCATCACCCCTCGAAACTGAACCTTTAAAGCGCTGCATTCATAAAGACGTCAAAGTGAAAAAGTGTGAAGAGGATAGAAAAGTAACAGGTCTCAGGGAGGTAAAGTTAGTAGTGAGAAAGTTGTAACGTAAAggaaatattatatttggTGAGATATAGATCTCAATCACGGAATTGGACTGCTGTCAAAATTGAATCTGGTATTTCAGGCTTATTAACAAAAGGTCAGATTGGGATTTGAACGGCGCATCGATTGGTTTCAGCTaacgaaaataaaaaaggaaaGCTGCATTTGCGCGGACGACAAGCACATTAAGGCAGACAGAGAAATAGGATCAATACAGCCCTTGTTACTTGGTAGTTTATCGCAGAAGGTGGTAGACTTGATAGAGGAATTGTATTAATATTAGTATCAGTATTAGTACTATTCTTTTGGACTATCCGTTTGCTAACTAGCTATACATTCTGTGACCATGAGTAGGacagaaaatgaaagacaACCCTTGAAGGAGGTCGGGGTCAATCGTAAACGGCTCCACTCTCAAATGTCAAGTGGTTCGGTAGAAGAGTCGCGGAAGACCACTTCTAAAAGCGCTGAGGCGTACGATATAGATCAAGGCGCTTTAACACCTCCGCACTCTTTTGTTCATCGTTCTAGTATATCGGAGTCCAGGACTCCCAATGACAAAGCCATCAAGACAAACCCATTGTCCCCGGAATTATCCTCGCCTATCAAACCCCAACGGGCtaagaaaatgaagagcGATCAAGGTAGAAGTAGTGGGATGAACACCGTGGAAGAATTCCTAGAGCACCTATCAGACGAGTCGCGTGTCGCGGCACTGCAAGACCCCAATAGAAAACCACCATACTCATATGCCATGATGATTGTGTTGTCTATTTTGCAGTCGGATACTGGTAAACTGACTCTTTCACAGATATATTACTGGATCTCATCGCATTTCCCATACTATAAGCCTAAGGATGCAGGTTGGCAAAACTCTATTAGACACAATTTATCGTTGAACGAGGCGTTCGTGAAAGGAGGTAAGTCTTTAGATGGAAAGGGCCATTTTTGGGAAATTAAGCCCGGATATGAATCTAGGTTCCTGAAAAACGAGGAAAACTTTTCGATCGAAGATTTTAAAATGAAGCTACGGAGGTTCAAAAATATCTCTTTGGAAGATTCAGACGATTCTCTGGCCGTTTGTTCATCCACAAAGAGctcatcttcaaattccTCTTCCAATAGTACATCAAGTAAATCGAAAAGAAAGGGGAAAGGTTCATCAACTTCGGTTGAAAACGATAAAAGTAACAACTTTGGTGATTGCTGTGATACTTCTGTAGATCAAATCAGTGATTGTGAAGATGATCGCAATTCGCTAATTAACATACCGTCATCGCCAAGACAATCTCATTTTTCCAACTCGGAGAAGGATGGTCACTACACCAGACAGTATCAAACAATAGATAAAGACTATCCATATTACGAAGAGGAGAGTATTATGAAACGTCAAGGATCGGCGCATTTAGGCACATCTTTAAAATTTCATACTCGGGCTGCTAACATGTATAACCATGAGTATGATGATTTAATGGCCGCGACAATGTCTTCGCCAAAGTTTAAGAAATATACGTGCTCATTCAATACATCTTTTGAGCCTGCTTCGCCGATGACAAAGTTACAGCTCCCGATGTCACAAATAGCTCAGTCGAATATCAAAACACCTGTTCgtgatttttcttctacGCCACTGAAATTCAATATCTTAGCTACTCCAAAAGACTGTAACAGAGAGCTAATCAATCCTCTGACATCAACAAAAGCCTGGCAAAGTCCATCTCGTCTCTTTGAGGACTATTACGCATCTCCAgtgttcttcaaaaatgttGTAGCGCATTCAATTGATGATCGTATGAAACAGtatgaaacagaaaagatCTGCATTGAGTCCCCTCGAAAACTCAGTCTGAAAGGACAGCAGTCGTATGGTGTCTCAAATCCGGCAGAATTGATAGACCACTCTAAATACTCCTCAAATGCCCTTTTCGGTGTTGATGTCTGTTCCGTCTGGAAAAGAGTAATTGCACACTGCAACAATGATGAACTTGTAGAGGAAAACGAAAGTAAAGACACCTTGGCTCCTCCATTCGATGGAATGAGCTAGTGTCTCTATTTTATAATTCTTCACattttatttccttttattttattcttttttatcGTGTTTTGAATCTGGCAtaattttggttttggttaTGGttatttgtttctttctggTGTACTACTCTATGGTATCATAGTtttatcttcttttaaCATAGTACAATTGGTTTTActattaatttttttttctatttcaGCGGTTTTTCCTATGCCGGTTTTCCTATTTGCAATTATCTAATTCTAGCGtatgtattatatatataagttgTACCTAATTTTACGGATATAACCTTATTAATCTTAGGTAAATGATGTAAATCCAGCAACTCTTAATCATGCGAATCTTTGTGGGAGTTTTCTATAATACATCgctttgtcttttctttaaaaacGCAGACATTTTTTATACTTTTCAGAATTACAAATGATGTTGGAAGTCTTCCATcacttcaacaacagaatATGAACTATTTAGCTTTACACGCAAAGTAACAGTGTGTAGGGGTTGAAGATATCTAATGCAGATTATCCTTCGATTGATAGATCAGAACGAACTATGAAAAGACTTACTTCGCCGGAAAATGTCTCGAATCCTCGTGATTTTCTAGAGACGAAAGTACCAGAACTTTCAGATCTTGATTCATTACTTCGATGCCATATTTGTAAGGACTTTTTGAACACATCTGTTCTAACGCCATGTGGTCATAGcttttgttccatttgTATTAGAAAATACCTGCAGCAAGAAAGCAAATGTCCTTTGTGTCTTACCGAGCTAACCGAGTCAATGCTTCAAAAGGAATtccttgttcaagaagtttgtGCAAGTTACACTAAACTGCGAGAAAAGCTACTAAATCAATTGACACTACCAGTAGATATAGAACGCTCAAAAAGCGAAGAAATAGTATTAcctgatgatgatatttctACGGACGTTGAAGTTGTTGGCCAAAAGATACCGTCTTATAGTGCAGTCTCCTCGCCGAACAttaataaaaagagaaagtcCAGTGGTATAACATCCTTGctaatgaagaaacctgATATGAGGCATGTCAAAACTGCACAATGTCCTATATGTTTGAAATACCTTCCTCTGTCGGAATTGGAAGGTTCTCATATTGATAAGTGTCTGAACCAGGAGACGTCTTTAGAACGATCAGACTCTTTTGAAAtcttggaagaacaaactCAACCACCAAAACCACAGGAAAAGGTATCAGAAGAAGTTATCTCATATCATAACGACAGGTATTTAAATTCAGGCTTTAAGCAACGAAAGGAAAATAGACTACCGAGGTTAGATTTCCAATCACTTTCTACAGCacaattaaaacaaaaattgtCGAGTCTTGGAATTCCTTACATTGGAAGTAAGCAGCAAATGATTGCGAGATATAAACACTATGAAATGTTATGGAATAGCAACTTCCTAGACTCGATAGAACCAGTTGATGAGACCGAATTGAAGCGTCGGTTGGCTAGTTGGGAGAACAGCCATAACCTAGACCATCCCACAAATAGCACCAGTATCACAAACTTAATAAGAGGGGGTCGGCGTGATAATCTGGCGAGCTCGATGTTGAAATCTTTTAAAACTGACAAATTTGATAGAAAAGGGTGGATGCATTATCATGCCTCTACTTTCAAAGAGTTGAAAACAGAAGCCATGGCATCTAAGAATCAAACAAAGgcagaagaaaacagagaTAATGAATCTAAGGACGAGTAAAGTACGTACCtatttattctatttaATTATAACTGACTTGATGGTCAACTCGTTAATAATCAGGTATTgttatatacatatatgtgtatGGACGTAAATATGGCAGTTAATTTATTACTCCTATAATTCATCCTGAATGTACACCTCTGATGCTTTCGCCGTTTCAGTTTCGGTTTTCGTTACGGTTTCTGCCTCAATATCTCCTTCTAGGGTTGATGATGCATCAAGGTCCAATGTTGAAGCACTAGAATCGATAAAGTCCTCTTCAGATGATTCCAGGCTATCTGTAATTTTGTTAGTTGGTGACTGGGTAGTTGTAGATTGCAATGAATATTCATCTTCGATGATTATTGAAGTAATATCTTCTTGAGATGGGGTCAATGCCTCCGACATTTCACTGATCATCGAGTTTACAGATCCTGATAACAATTGCCCAGTTACAGAAGACTCTGCTTCTATTTCGTGAGCCACGACCTCAGTAATAGTAACAATTTGctcatcaacttcaaaacTTTCATCTGTAACTGGTACTGTTGGAGATACGCTCTCTGCATGCTTTTCCAAAATATCAGATGTAGCTTCTGATATCATTGTGGATGTTGTGTCTGTAGTACTAGTCTCCACAACGCTAGCCTCCGTGGAAGTTGTTTCCACAGCACTACTTTCCAAGGTCTTGCTTTCTAAAGCACTGGCATCCTCAACACTACTTTCCACGGTACTacttttcaagttcttgctTTCTACAGCACTGGCTTCCTCGACACTACTTTCCACGGTACTACTTTCCTCAGCACTACTTTCCATAGCACTAGTTTCTGAAGAACTTGCTTCCACAGTACTTGTTTGTACGTTGGTAGTTTCCACGGTACTATGTTCTACGCTGGTAGTTTTCATGGTGCTACTTTCTTCCGCGCTAGGTTCTTCAGAACTAGTTTCGACACTGGTAGTTTCTACACTGGTAGTTTCTACACTGGTAGTTTCGACACTGGTAGTTTCGACACTGGTAGTTTCTACGCTGGTAGTTTCTACGATACTAGCTTCCACAACGCTACTTTCTGTAGAAAtgttttcaacatcatTAGTTTCAACAGAAGTTTTCGTCGCAGAAGTGCTGGAACTGTCAGCTCTAATGATTGGAGTTTCTACTTcgatgttgttgttactCTCTTTGGTTAAattctcttcttgcttGGAGGATCTATTGACAGGTTGTGTTGCGATGGTATTTTCCTCATTTATTAGGTTTAGAGTTCTTTCAATTGGGATATCTACAACGACTTCTGaaatttcttctggttcaGAAGATGGTGCTATATCTTCATCAGCATTAGCCAGGTCATCATTAATAGTGTTTTCAGTATCAGGAGAACTCTTATCATCGTCAGTTTTTTTCTGAGAAACAACTTCGTGTGCGACAGTCTCTTCCCTTTTTTCTATATCAGTGGCATTGAATTGACTAGGAGTTGGGGTTAAATCTATCTCTGTCGATTTTTTTGCCGACTCCACAACCAAAGTGACAGTATCTTCCTGATCGGACTCTTCAGAGGAAGAAGCTTTTTTAACTGCACTGTCTTTggctgctgaagaagatccaataagtttctcttccttttttacCTTTCCCGTAGAGATACTTGTGGTTGAACTTGAACTAAGAGATGGTTCAGAAGATTTTTCAGCAGAGTTTGCAAGAATTGTGGAAGACGCCTGTTCAGTGTTATCTTTAGAAACATCTTCCTCGTTTGACAACTGATTCAAAGTGGTATTTATATCGATGATCGACGAGTCGGTCGTATAAGAAATAAAGTCGTCAGCAGATGTTTGATGGGGACCCACGGTCATTTCTGGTGAAAAGGATATTGTGGTTTCTTTGTAAGATAAGGAAGGTGTATGAGATGTATGAACGGCACCAACAAGAGTTGTTTGTTCTGGATACTCGTGTAATACAAAGTAATTTGAGGAATCGTTCTTTTCTGTTAGCTTTTTGTACTGAGTTTGAGCGAAATGCAATGCCTTGATATGTAGGTTATGTTCCTTGCCATAATAGGCTAATGCCGCAACAATAGCCACTATGATTGCATTTGTGAAGAACACCATAGTAGATTCCATCAGTGATTGAGATGTGGCAAGAGTTGGTGGAATTTTTAGAATGTGAACGGTATTAGCTGCAGATACAGAGGCCAAGAGTTTTGAATCTGGAGAAAAGACTAGTCTTGTGATTGCAAAGCTATGCACCTGCTTCATGAATTTCACAACGCGTAAGTTTCTTAGTGTCACCACAACAACCGAGTTTTCGTTACCGGCAATTGCTACTAACCTCCCTGAAGGGTCTACATCCAGTGAGGTGGCACCTTTAAACTTGTTGGTGATAAGTTTCGATTTAACAACCTTTGCAACACcacttttcaatgataCCTTAATTAGAACAATGCCGGTACCCTTAGTCAATGTGGCCGCAATTATGACGTTATCCTGGTCGATGAATCTGATTTTGGACATGGTCCAGTTAGAGTCAAAGTCAGTTTTCCGCACAATGAAATTTCCCGTAACAACTGACATAACTTCCAATGTTGAAGCAGTGATATAGCTCAAAACTTTTCCGTCTGGCGAAAAATGTAAATCCTTGACGTCGTTCCCTGTTTCGACCTCGTAGGTTTCTCTCAAATTTGCTGGATTGACGATTCTGATGATTGTAGGCACCTTAGAAGAAGCAATCGCAGCCACAGAAGCATCAGATGATATACATGTCAATTTCGTATAATCTTCAGGTTTTGTAGATCCATCAAGATCAATGCTGGCAACAAACTTCAAATGTTCGTTGTGGTACACATACTTTCTCAAGTGATTATTTCCCTGACCAGACTTGATTTTTTCCGAGCCCTCGTTGCACCCAACCAAGATAACATTATTAGAACAATCTAGTGTTGTTGGAGAATCGTCCTTATCATCTAGACTCAATTCTCGGAACCTCTTgactatttttttcttcgtgAAGTCGATCTTTAGGGCAGATATCTTGTTGGGGATACCGTTGTTCCCTTCTCCTCCCCCACCAGCAACCAAAAGAGTGGAGTCGTTCAAAAACTTCGCTCCATATATAGGATACCCTATATTATAGATGGTGCTCTCGGTGTCTTTACCCATTGTAAGTAGGCTGCTGCTCTGTTCTCAATTCAATCTAATCGTATTTCGCTTTATTTCAAAGCCTTactgtgtttttgtttttactCTCCACTATTTTCCACTTCACCCAATGGATAGCAACAGATT of Kluyveromyces marxianus DMKU3-1042 DNA, complete genome, chromosome 3 contains these proteins:
- the BUD31 gene encoding U2 snRNP complex subunit BUD31 gives rise to the protein MPRIKTNRTKKAPEGFDKISNTLDEFAIQLKEVQNQKGSKLSSKDTESTWRVFQIHHERSRYIYTLYYKRKAISKELYEWLLREKYADKLLIAKWKKKGYENLCCLNCIQSDKTVNGKTCICRVPRATLKDTAAKNNEPVTFQQCVHCGCSGCASTD
- the HCM1 gene encoding Hcm1p; amino-acid sequence: MSRTENERQPLKEVGVNRKRLHSQMSSGSVEESRKTTSKSAEAYDIDQGALTPPHSFVHRSSISESRTPNDKAIKTNPLSPELSSPIKPQRAKKMKSDQGRSSGMNTVEEFLEHLSDESRVAALQDPNRKPPYSYAMMIVLSILQSDTGKLTLSQIYYWISSHFPYYKPKDAGWQNSIRHNLSLNEAFVKGGKSLDGKGHFWEIKPGYESRFLKNEENFSIEDFKMKLRRFKNISLEDSDDSLAVCSSTKSSSSNSSSNSTSSKSKRKGKGSSTSVENDKSNNFGDCCDTSVDQISDCEDDRNSLINIPSSPRQSHFSNSEKDGHYTRQYQTIDKDYPYYEEESIMKRQGSAHLGTSLKFHTRAANMYNHEYDDLMAATMSSPKFKKYTCSFNTSFEPASPMTKLQLPMSQIAQSNIKTPVRDFSSTPLKFNILATPKDCNRELINPLTSTKAWQSPSRLFEDYYASPVFFKNVVAHSIDDRMKQYETEKICIESPRKLSLKGQQSYGVSNPAELIDHSKYSSNALFGVDVCSVWKRVIAHCNNDELVEENESKDTLAPPFDGMS
- the RAD18 gene encoding E3 ubiquitin-protein ligase RAD18 gives rise to the protein MKRLTSPENVSNPRDFLETKVPELSDLDSLLRCHICKDFLNTSVLTPCGHSFCSICIRKYLQQESKCPLCLTELTESMLQKEFLVQEVCASYTKLREKLLNQLTLPVDIERSKSEEIVLPDDDISTDVEVVGQKIPSYSAVSSPNINKKRKSSGITSLLMKKPDMRHVKTAQCPICLKYLPLSELEGSHIDKCLNQETSLERSDSFEILEEQTQPPKPQEKVSEEVISYHNDRYLNSGFKQRKENRLPRLDFQSLSTAQLKQKLSSLGIPYIGSKQQMIARYKHYEMLWNSNFLDSIEPVDETELKRRLASWENSHNLDHPTNSTSITNLIRGGRRDNLASSMLKSFKTDKFDRKGWMHYHASTFKELKTEAMASKNQTKAEENRDNESKDE
- the SED4 gene encoding GTPase-activating protein SED4; translation: MGKDTESTIYNIGYPIYGAKFLNDSTLLVAGGGGEGNNGIPNKISALKIDFTKKKIVKRFRELSLDDKDDSPTTLDCSNNVILVGCNEGSEKIKSGQGNNHLRKYVYHNEHLKFVASIDLDGSTKPEDYTKLTCISSDASVAAIASSKVPTIIRIVNPANLRETYEVETGNDVKDLHFSPDGKVLSYITASTLEVMSVVTGNFIVRKTDFDSNWTMSKIRFIDQDNVIIAATLTKGTGIVLIKVSLKSGVAKVVKSKLITNKFKGATSLDVDPSGRLVAIAGNENSVVVVTLRNLRVVKFMKQVHSFAITRLVFSPDSKLLASVSAANTVHILKIPPTLATSQSLMESTMVFFTNAIIVAIVAALAYYGKEHNLHIKALHFAQTQYKKLTEKNDSSNYFVLHEYPEQTTLVGAVHTSHTPSLSYKETTISFSPEMTVGPHQTSADDFISYTTDSSIIDINTTLNQLSNEEDVSKDNTEQASSTILANSAEKSSEPSLSSSSTTSISTGKVKKEEKLIGSSSAAKDSAVKKASSSEESDQEDTVTLVVESAKKSTEIDLTPTPSQFNATDIEKREETVAHEVVSQKKTDDDKSSPDTENTINDDLANADEDIAPSSEPEEISEVVVDIPIERTLNLINEENTIATQPVNRSSKQEENLTKESNNNIEVETPIIRADSSSTSATKTSVETNDVENISTESSVVEASIVETTSVETTSVETTSVETTSVETTSVETTSVETSSEEPSAEESSTMKTTSVEHSTVETTNVQTSTVEASSSETSAMESSAEESSTVESSVEEASAVESKNLKSSTVESSVEDASALESKTLESSAVETTSTEASVVETSTTDTTSTMISEATSDILEKHAESVSPTVPVTDESFEVDEQIVTITEVVAHEIEAESSVTGQLLSGSVNSMISEMSEALTPSQEDITSIIIEDEYSLQSTTTQSPTNKITDSLESSEEDFIDSSASTLDLDASSTLEGDIEAETVTKTETETAKASEVYIQDEL